AACTCCCCGAAGGGAGCTTTCTCGTACGACTTGCATGTGTTAGGCACGCCGCTAGCGTTCGCTCTGAGCCAGGATCAAACTCTCCACTTTTGATTTTGTTACGGTATAAAAGATTTGACTGACTGGCTGTGCTTGCTATTTAGTTTTCAAAGAACAGACCGTTTCCTCCACCCATATCTCGGGCCGCGACAATACGCGACCCCGCACACAGGATCGGTCCCGGCGTGTAGAGAAGATAATCATTATGCTACATGGAAGGGGGGCTGTCAAGGGTTATTTTGCCCCCCTTCCCCCTTTTCCCCATATCCCCCGTTTTTCCGTTTTTTCCGTTTTCCCGCCCTCAACAGCCGCCATCTCCCCCGGAGCTCTCCCCGTGTCTGCGCTCGTAAACGAAAAACGGGGGATATTCCCCTATCCGGTCGTACCGCTCGGAGATAAACTCCTCGAATACGCTGCCCCGGAGCTCCCCGGAGGAGCCGTCCCAGACGAAAACGGCCGGGGGTGCAGCGGTGACGTCCGCATACAGCCGCTTAAGCCGGGGGTCCCCTTTTTTAGGAACACGCCCCTCGAACAGCGCGTAGAGCGAGGTCGTATTCACCGCCGACTTCCTCTGGCTATAGTAGTAGATCCCGGCCCCGGTACCCCACTCGAACACGGTATCGCAGGGGGAACTCACGCCCTTTATGAAGCTGCCGACTTCATAGGCGAGAGCCGGCTTGGGGCCGTATTTTTTTGCGGAAATTTCGGTGGGGGTCATCCGCAGATAAGTCCCCTGACTATAAAACAGATGGCCCGACGTATACAGGACTATAATCGAAGAGAGGGCCATGGCAAGCCGGGCATTTTTTTTCGCCTGTATATGCTCCACCATATCCCGGAAAAACAGGGCGGACATAACGACGAATGGGGGCAGCAGCAACTGGTAGTAGTGATAAAAGTACTTGCCGGGGCTCGCCACCGCTACCATACAGCCCGCGAGGAACAGGATGAAGAACGAACGTCTCAGCGGTCCGTACTCTTTACGGCCGACGAAGACCCAGACGAGAGAGAGGAGCGGAAGCGGCCATATATCCTTTTGAGCAAGGTGGAAGAGAAGGCGTGGGTCGGTAAAGTAGTTCCATACGTTCAAGGCAATGTTCCCGGCATAGCCCCGGTTATACTCGAACACCGCTCCCCAGAAATCACCGAACCTGCCGGCCAGCGCAAAGTAGGAAAAGACCCCCGCCCATACCAGTACGCATGGAAGGAGTATAACCGCCAGTTTGCCCGCCCCCTCCTTAAGCCGCGCGCGCGGAGGGGGGGGGCCGGTTTTTGAAACTTGAAGTACAAGGTAGAGGCAGACGGCCGCGAAGGGGAATATGGCTACGGTCTTGAATGTGGAGGCGACGGCGAAGAAGGCGCCGCAAAGGAACAGAAACCTCCACTCCCCTTCCCGGTGTTTCGCGAGACTCCACAGCGCCATGAGGGTAAAGGCGTTAAGGAAAAGCTCGGCGTTTGGCTGGTTGGCCTCGAGCGACAGGGCGTTGGAGGCCAGGGCCCATATGGCCGAGCCGAGGAGCGCGGTGTTTACTCCGGCTATCTCCTTTAAAAAGAGGAACAGGAAGGCGAGGGAGATTACGGTGAAGACGATGCCTGTATATGTGATTGCCGAAGCGTCGTATCCCCAGAGGAGCTCCGCCGCCATGTAGGCCAGGAATATCCCCGGGGGTTTATGGTCCCACAGCTCCGTATACAAGAGCTCCCCGCCCAGCATGTAGTGGGCGAAGTAGCCGTAGATGGCAAGGTCATGCTCCAGCGGCTCTCCGAGGGAATGGAGCCTCAGGAAGACCGTTATAACGGCGATTGAAAAAAAAATTAGGGGGGTCATAAGGCCGGACATATTAAAACAGTCTTTCAAGGGAAGGGACTATCACGCGGCGGGAGAGGAAGGGGTAGGAGTGGAGGGGGGCGGCTTTTACGACTCTTTAACGTCGGCGCCCGAGCCCACCTCGACCCTGTCCTTGCCGCTCATCTTGGCCTTGTACATGGCCTGGTCCGCAGCCTGCAGAAGCTCCTGGTAGCTCTCCACATCGATCTTCGGGAAGGTACCTATACCTCCGCTCACGGTAACGGGCTTTTCCAACCACTCGAACGACAGCTCTTTGATCGCGCCCCCTATGCTTTCGGCGAACTTCCTGGCGTCATCCTCTTCCGTGTCCCCGAGGACCACAACGAACTCCTCCCCGCCGAACCTCGCCGCGATGTCCTGCTTTCGCACCCTGTTCCTCATGACCTCGGCCACGGCCTTGAGCACTTCATCCCCTTTATCGTGGCCGTAGGTGTCGTTGATCGCCTTGAAGTTGTCTATATCGTAGAGGACTATGGAGATAGGACGCTTATACCTGAGGCTCCTCGACCACTCCTCGGTGAGCCGGGTATTCAGGTACCGCCTGTTGTAAAGGCCCGTCAGGGGGTCGGTTATGGACATCTCCTGTATCTTCTGGTGCATGATGGCGTTGTCCAGGGCGATGCATATCTGGTTTGCGAGATAATCGAAGAGCTGTACCTCTTCGTCGGTGTAGTTGGTCGAACTCCCGAGTACCAGTACACCGAGGACCCTCTCCTGGTATACCAGCGGGATATAGCCTATCTCTTTGGGGATGGCCTTCGCGAAACCCAGCTCCATCGCCTCGTCGGGGACGGCTTCCCCGGCCGGGGGGCTGATGCGCAGGGTGGTCTTCTTCTCCGCCGCCCGGCCCGGGAAACCCTCTCCCATCTTAAGGGGGCTCAAGTCCGCCTTTGTCCCGTACTTGACATGGGGGTGGAGGCTCTCACCTGCGCCCTCGACCAGGTATACTATCCCCATCTGGGAGTCCGTGACCTCCACCGCTATCTTGAGCACCCTTTCGAGCAACTCCCTCAGGTCGAGCGTCGACATCAGGAGTTTCGCGACCTCGTTGTGCTTCTTGAGCCTCTCCTCCCTCTCATTTATGCCGTCGACCATCGTATTGAAGCCGTTCCCGAGCTTTTCGAACTCGTCACCGGTCGTAAGGTTGACGGAGATATCCATCTCCCCCTTCTTCAGCCTGTCCATGGCGGTTACGAGAAAGTTAAGCGGCCTTATGATATCGGAACGTATAACGCCCGTCATGACGGCCGCCAGGATAAGGCCGATCACGGCCGCAACCCCCGCCCCCTTTGCTATGGAGTTGAATACGACCGCAGTTATGCTCTTCGCGGGCATGCCCACCCCGAGGACCCCTATTATCTTGTTCCGGCTGTCCCGCAACGGCTCGTAGGCGACTATATTCTTCACGCCCGAGACCTCCAGAACCCCGTAGTAGGGCCTGTCCAGGGATATCTCCTTCTTAAGCCCCTCGGGGATGGGTTGGCCGAGCGCCCAGGAGCTTCTCGGGAGCGACGAGGTGGCGTGCAGGAGCGCGGTCTCCGGGGACGTTCCCGCAAAGAGCGCCAGGTCGACCCCGAACCGTTCGTATACGGCATTGCCGAGCCACGGGTCTCCGCTAAGCAGGATCCCGGCCACCACCGCCCCGACCACCTTCCCCTCATGCCTTACGGGGGAGACTATGAACTGCGTGATGCCCGCGTTCCACGCAAACTCCGGGACGGTTTCGTCCTCCGCGCTGAAAAACTCTTTCCTGACGAGCTCACTGGAGCTCGTCGCCTCCCCGGAGATGAGGGCCATAGGGAGTATGTCACCGATATTGAGGATATCGCCGGCCCTGGCGCTCCTTCTGCCGAGCACCCGCTGGTTCTCGTCAACGGCGGCAAGTATGTCCACGTGGGGGTTGTTCTTGCCGAACTCCAGAAGTGTCTTCTGCAGGGCCTGCGCGTCTTTCGAGGAAAAGGCCTTGCGCACTTCCGGCCGGCCGGAGAGCTGAACCAGTAAGGCCTCGATCTCCTCCCCCCTTTGCTCATAGACCCCCCTGGAGGCCTTGAGGTTGGCCTTGACCGAACCGAGTGTCTCTTCGTAAACCACCCCCTGGAACAGATAGAAGAGGACCAGCACCAGGGCGGTGACCGGCACCCAGAAAACCACCGAAAGGGCGATCCATGTTTTAGGCGCTACACCTATCTTTGGCCTGTATAATTTCATAATCATCTCTTTTTTTGCCATAAGACGTCGCTTTCAGACGTTAACAGCGGCTTAGGTTGCAGTCTCCAGGATGATATGCCCGGCTGCCGATAATACACTGTTATTACTCCACATACGGCCGTGCCAGTCAAGATAATTATTCGGGAGGACGGGGGGGACGGAGGGAGGACGGGGGGGGATGAAGCCCCCCTCTAAGCCCCTACAAAAGAGACTTTTTTGAAGGACCTCTTTCCGACCTGGATGAGGATGTCTTTATCGGTGGGTATTTCGGCCTTCCTATCCGTTACCCGCTCCCCGTCCACACGCACCCCGCCCTGGGCCACGAGCCTCATGGCCTCGGAGGTGGATTTACTGAGCCCCGCCTTGACCATTATTTTCGCTATCCACATGGTGCCTTCGGCGCCCTCTATGGTGACCTCCTCGATATCCTCCGGGGTCTCCTTTTTCCGAAAAAGGGCGTTAAAGCCCTCCTTTGCCTTCTCCGAGGCGGCCTTATCGTAAAAGCGGGCGGTAATCTCACAGGCCAGGGCCTCCTTGGCTTCCTTCGGATGAACCCTCCCCTCCCTTATCTCCCCGACCCTCTCGGGCGGCTCGTCGCTCAAAAGCTCATAGTAGCGAAGCATCAGCTCATCCGATATGCTCATGAGCTTCCCGAAGATCTCGGAGGGGGGCTCGGTTATGCCTATGTAGTTGCCGAGCGACTTGCTCATCTTCCGCACGCCGTCGGTCCCCTCGAGTATCGGCATGGTCATGACGGCCTGTGGCGCCTGGCCGAACTCCTTCTGGAGCGCACGGCCCACCAGGAGGTTAAAGAGCTGGTCCGTGCCGCCGAGCTCCACGTCGGCCTTAAGGACGACCGAGTCGTAGCCCTGCACGAGCGGGTAGAGGAACTCGTGGACGGCTATAGGGCGGCCCTCTTTGTAGCGCTTCTGGAAATCATCCCTCTCGAGCATCCGGGCCACCGTGTGGCGCGAGGCGAGCGAGATAAGCTCGTCGGCCTTCATGCGCCCCATCCACTCGCCGTTGAAGACGACCTCGGTCCGCTCCTCGTCGAGTATCTTGAAGACCTGGGCCTTGTAGGTCTCGGCATTTTTGAGTATCTCTTCGGTCGTGAGCGGCTTTCTGGTCTCCGACTGTCCGCTCGGGTCCCCTATCCTGGCGGTAAAGTCCCCTATAAGGAGCACGACCTGGTGGCCGAGCTCCTGGAAGTCCTTGAGCTTTTGTATCAACACGGTGTGGCCGAGATGCAGGTCCGGGGCCGTGGGGTCGAAGCCTGCCTTCACGCGAAGCGGTTTCCCGCCCTCGAGCCTGGAGAGAAAATCCTCCTCGCTTATAAGGTCGACCGCACCGCGCCTTATCCTCTCAAGCTGTTTTTTCGGGTCCATAGGGTAGAACATGATACCAGCAGACGCAGGAAAAAACAACCTTGGTTATTCGAGGGACACCTACCGTACGTTGAAACTCCGCAAGCCCGGCAGGAAGAAGAAAATCAAGGGGGAATAGGTAAAATGCGGGGCTGTTGAAAAAGCGCAAGACAGTGCGATGTGTCGTGCTGAATTTATTTCAGCATCTTATCCTTCTTGCCCTTAAGCAGTCCTCTTGCCTCCAGGGATTCCGCCAGAAGTTTTCGTACCATCCATGCGAAGGTGCGCTCGTCCCTGCCTGCAAGGGATCGGATCGCCTCCGTCATTTCTGCGGTAATCCTCGTTGTAACGACCACATCCTTCTTCATATGAAATCATTGTAAGCATTTTACTTGACAACTCAATGGTTACATTATATACAAAGAATGCAGGTGTCCGGCCTGCTTCCTGTTTCGCATTTAATGGGGACACAGGGGCTGGGGTTTTTCTGTTTTTAGTGAAAAAACTGGGAAGTGTTCCTCGGGGTTCCCCGGCTTTTTTTGTGCATGGGAAAGGAGGTATAACTACTATGGGCGCACAGCGTGAGATAGCAAA
This window of the Thermodesulfobacteriota bacterium genome carries:
- the tyrS gene encoding tyrosine--tRNA ligase, with protein sequence MFYPMDPKKQLERIRRGAVDLISEEDFLSRLEGGKPLRVKAGFDPTAPDLHLGHTVLIQKLKDFQELGHQVVLLIGDFTARIGDPSGQSETRKPLTTEEILKNAETYKAQVFKILDEERTEVVFNGEWMGRMKADELISLASRHTVARMLERDDFQKRYKEGRPIAVHEFLYPLVQGYDSVVLKADVELGGTDQLFNLLVGRALQKEFGQAPQAVMTMPILEGTDGVRKMSKSLGNYIGITEPPSEIFGKLMSISDELMLRYYELLSDEPPERVGEIREGRVHPKEAKEALACEITARFYDKAASEKAKEGFNALFRKKETPEDIEEVTIEGAEGTMWIAKIMVKAGLSKSTSEAMRLVAQGGVRVDGERVTDRKAEIPTDKDILIQVGKRSFKKVSFVGA
- a CDS encoding glycosyltransferase family 39 protein, coding for MSGLMTPLIFFSIAVITVFLRLHSLGEPLEHDLAIYGYFAHYMLGGELLYTELWDHKPPGIFLAYMAAELLWGYDASAITYTGIVFTVISLAFLFLFLKEIAGVNTALLGSAIWALASNALSLEANQPNAELFLNAFTLMALWSLAKHREGEWRFLFLCGAFFAVASTFKTVAIFPFAAVCLYLVLQVSKTGPPPPRARLKEGAGKLAVILLPCVLVWAGVFSYFALAGRFGDFWGAVFEYNRGYAGNIALNVWNYFTDPRLLFHLAQKDIWPLPLLSLVWVFVGRKEYGPLRRSFFILFLAGCMVAVASPGKYFYHYYQLLLPPFVVMSALFFRDMVEHIQAKKNARLAMALSSIIVLYTSGHLFYSQGTYLRMTPTEISAKKYGPKPALAYEVGSFIKGVSSPCDTVFEWGTGAGIYYYSQRKSAVNTTSLYALFEGRVPKKGDPRLKRLYADVTAAPPAVFVWDGSSGELRGSVFEEFISERYDRIGEYPPFFVYERRHGESSGGDGGC
- a CDS encoding diguanylate cyclase; its protein translation is MKLYRPKIGVAPKTWIALSVVFWVPVTALVLVLFYLFQGVVYEETLGSVKANLKASRGVYEQRGEEIEALLVQLSGRPEVRKAFSSKDAQALQKTLLEFGKNNPHVDILAAVDENQRVLGRRSARAGDILNIGDILPMALISGEATSSSELVRKEFFSAEDETVPEFAWNAGITQFIVSPVRHEGKVVGAVVAGILLSGDPWLGNAVYERFGVDLALFAGTSPETALLHATSSLPRSSWALGQPIPEGLKKEISLDRPYYGVLEVSGVKNIVAYEPLRDSRNKIIGVLGVGMPAKSITAVVFNSIAKGAGVAAVIGLILAAVMTGVIRSDIIRPLNFLVTAMDRLKKGEMDISVNLTTGDEFEKLGNGFNTMVDGINEREERLKKHNEVAKLLMSTLDLRELLERVLKIAVEVTDSQMGIVYLVEGAGESLHPHVKYGTKADLSPLKMGEGFPGRAAEKKTTLRISPPAGEAVPDEAMELGFAKAIPKEIGYIPLVYQERVLGVLVLGSSTNYTDEEVQLFDYLANQICIALDNAIMHQKIQEMSITDPLTGLYNRRYLNTRLTEEWSRSLRYKRPISIVLYDIDNFKAINDTYGHDKGDEVLKAVAEVMRNRVRKQDIAARFGGEEFVVVLGDTEEDDARKFAESIGGAIKELSFEWLEKPVTVSGGIGTFPKIDVESYQELLQAADQAMYKAKMSGKDRVEVGSGADVKES